A portion of the Thunnus albacares chromosome 23, fThuAlb1.1, whole genome shotgun sequence genome contains these proteins:
- the LOC122975650 gene encoding NXPE family member 3-like — protein sequence MDALEFQHKVITTFPVTRPHLQHHFYNFQPQSPEDALEERLLLDSIAWPETPSLPDPLSLEQTSDPAHSTFTILPEESGRQWHVGDQLEVMIKMYDFQGRPKMSGGDVLLARLHNRALGAGVVGQVLDHLDGSYSAVFSLLWEGNAHVEVTLVHPSEAVTVLQRLTREQPDRVYFHSVFRSGTVSETTTCNVFLRPTQQPLCNYTDLHTGDPWFCYKPKKLSCDARINHSKGGFNQKLKAKEEKLFKSGVNMKVSIKASGLANVNVLPKMKGQPEVKSSSVKSGPSGYYYQDTWQALGGTPVRQFNTSPAISQCLKGKVVHLYGDSTIRQWFEHLNAALPDLKEFNLHNLKQVGPFMALDYANNILVTYRCHGPPIRFVNVPTKELRYIANELDDLVGGMNTVVVFGIWSHFSTFPIKLYIQRLRSIRRAVVRLLDRAPGTLVVIRTANLKALSLYETLTNSDWYSLQRDKVLRAMFKGLNVRVLDAWEMVLAHHLPHSLHPQPPIIKNMIDVLLSYICPQKAG from the exons atggATGCTCTGGAG TTTCAGCATAAGGTGATCACCACCTTTCCTGTCACGAGACCTCACCTGCAACACCACTTCTACAACTTTCAGCCACAGTCCCCTGAAGATGCTCTCGAGGAACGCCTATTATTAGACTCCATTGCTTGGCCTGAAACTCCATCCCTGCCAGATCCTCTTTCCCTGGAGCAGACCAGCGATCCTGCCCACAGTACCTTCACTATTCTCCCAGAGGAGAGTGGACGACAGTGGCATGTAGGGGATCAGCTGGAAGTTATGATCAAAATGTATGACTTCCAGGGTCGTCCTAAGATGTCTGGGGGAGATGTCTTACTCGCCCGTCTGCACAACCGAGCACTTGGTGCAGGTGTGGTTGGGCAAGTGCTGGATCATCTCGATGGCTCCTACtctgctgtattttctttactCTGGGAGGGAAACGCTCATGTTGAG GTGACACTGGTTCACCCCAGTGAGGCTGTCACAGTGCTGCAAAGGTTGACCAGAGAACAGCCGGATAGGGTTTATTTCCACAGTGTCTTCCGCTCAGGCACAGTGTCTGAAACTACCACCTGTAATGTCTTCTTGCGTCCAACCCAGCAGCCACTGTGCAACTACACTGACCTCCACACAGGTGATCCGTGGTTCTGCTACAAGCCAAAGAAGCTAAGCTGTGACGCCAGGATCAACCACTCCAAGGGAGGATTCAATCAAAAACTCAAGGCCAAGGAGGAAAAACTCTTTAAAAG tggTGTCAACATGAAAGTCTCCATTAAGGCTTCAGGATTGGCAAATGTCAACGTGTTGCCAAAAATGAAAG GTCAACCAGAGGTAAAGAGCAGCAGTGTGAAGTCTGGACCCTCTGGCTATTACTACCAGGATACGTGGCAAGCCTTAGGTGGCACCCCAGTCCGCCAGTTCAACACATCCCCTGCTATCAGTCAATGTCTGAAAGGCAAGGTGGTCCACCTGTATGGAGACTCTACCATCAGGCAGTGGTTTGAACACCTCAATGCAGCACTACCAG ATCTCAAGGAGTTTAACCTGCACAACCTGAAGCAAGTTGGGCCCTTTATGGCCTTAGACTATGCAAACAACATTCTGGTGACGTACCGCTGCCACGGTCCCCCTATCCGTTTTGTCAATGTCCCAACCAAAGAGTTGCGCTACATTGCCAATGAACTAGATGATTTAGTTGGAGGTATGAACACCGTTGTTGTTTTTGGCATCTGGTCTCACTTCAGCACTTTCCCCATCAAGCTCTATATCCAGCGGCTGCGGAGCATCCGCAGGGCGGTGGTGCGCCTGCTGGACAGGGCTCCAGGTACGCTGGTCGTCATCCGTACTGCAAATCTCAAAGCATTGTCGCTTTATGAGACGCTGACCAACAGTGACTGGTACTCACTGCAGCGTGACAAGGTGCTCAGGGCCATGTTCAAAGGACTGAATGTTCGTGTGCTGGACGCCTGGGAGATGGTCTTGGCCCACCACCTGCCACACAGCCTCCATCCACAACCTCCCATTATTAAGAATATGATCGATGTCCTCTTATCCTACATATGCCCCCAAAAGGCCGGCTAG